A single region of the Elizabethkingia sp. JS20170427COW genome encodes:
- a CDS encoding polyprenol monophosphomannose synthase, translating into MKKLVIIPTYNERDNIRDIIQAVMQLQQDFYVLIVDDSSPDGTGDIVSSMISEYPNQLFLTVRKVKDGLGKAYLHGFQWALDHGYDYIFEMDADFSHNPNDLPRLYEACLNADMAIGSRYSQGVNVVNWPMGRVLLSYFASKYVRMVLGIPVHDTTAGFVCFARKTLETIGLDKIKLKGYGFQIEMKYRTFKKGLKIVEVPIIFTDRTKGESKMNGSIIQEALFGVLNLRWKSIINRL; encoded by the coding sequence ATGAAAAAATTAGTCATCATCCCGACCTATAACGAGAGAGATAATATCCGTGATATTATCCAAGCTGTTATGCAACTTCAACAAGATTTTTATGTACTTATTGTTGACGACTCCTCTCCTGATGGTACTGGAGATATTGTATCATCGATGATTTCTGAATATCCCAATCAACTTTTCCTAACTGTAAGAAAGGTAAAAGATGGTTTAGGAAAAGCTTACCTACACGGCTTCCAATGGGCTTTAGATCATGGATACGACTACATCTTCGAGATGGATGCCGATTTTTCACACAACCCTAATGACCTCCCTAGGTTATATGAAGCCTGCCTAAATGCTGATATGGCAATAGGCTCCAGATATTCGCAAGGTGTAAATGTGGTTAACTGGCCTATGGGAAGAGTACTTCTTTCTTATTTCGCTTCTAAATATGTGAGGATGGTCTTAGGAATCCCCGTTCACGACACCACTGCCGGCTTTGTATGTTTTGCTAGAAAAACGCTAGAAACCATAGGCTTAGACAAAATAAAATTAAAAGGTTATGGTTTTCAGATAGAAATGAAATACAGAACCTTCAAAAAAGGCCTGAAAATTGTTGAAGTTCCTATCATCTTTACCGATAGAACTAAAGGCGAATCCAAAATGAATGGCAGCATTATCCAAGAAGCCTTATTTGGAGTCCTCAACCTAAGATGGAAAAGCATTATCAATAGATTGTAA
- a CDS encoding DUF4296 domain-containing protein → MKKFSFILFSALAITACSQIEKPDHLISKDEMAEIIMESTLYDNSSYLNPSNNMETTSKLILEKHKVTGKQFADSYKYYLVNKDIDKILDKAKEKLVELDPKAQEYIDKKDNKNKQETNGSPATVEY, encoded by the coding sequence ATGAAAAAATTCAGTTTTATTCTTTTTAGCGCATTAGCCATTACGGCCTGCTCACAAATTGAAAAACCCGATCATCTTATTAGCAAAGATGAAATGGCTGAAATCATCATGGAATCTACTCTTTACGATAACTCTTCCTATCTTAACCCTAGCAATAATATGGAAACTACTAGCAAATTAATTCTAGAAAAACATAAAGTTACTGGAAAACAATTTGCGGACAGTTATAAATATTACCTGGTAAACAAGGATATCGATAAAATCTTAGATAAAGCCAAAGAAAAACTGGTAGAGCTAGATCCTAAAGCTCAGGAATATATTGATAAAAAAGACAATAAAAATAAACAAGAAACAAATGGTAGTCCTGCTACCGTTGAATATTAA
- the tgt gene encoding tRNA guanosine(34) transglycosylase Tgt, translated as MDKFFEIEKFSDSGKARAGVITTDHGKIQTPIFMPVGTVASVKTVHQRELKEDIKAQIILGNTYHLYLRPGMDIMQQAGGLHKFMNWDRPILTDSGGYQVFSLSSSRKMNEEGVKFKSHIDGSYHMISPEKSMEIQRKIGADIFMAFDECTPFPCEYNLAKKSMELTHRWLKRCIDWTQNNPEIYGHKQHLFPIVQGSVYSDLRKISAEVISEAGASGNAIGGLSVGEPEEEMYRITNEVTDILPKDKPRYLMGVGTPWNILESIGLGVDMMDCVMPTRNARNGMLFTWNGVINIKNEKWKKDFSPLDPSGASYVDFEYSKAYVRHLFVAKEYLGKQIASLHNLAFYLDLVRVAREHILAGDFYEWKNSIIPQLKTRL; from the coding sequence ATGGACAAATTCTTTGAAATAGAAAAATTTTCAGATTCCGGGAAAGCACGTGCTGGAGTAATCACTACAGATCATGGAAAAATACAAACTCCCATCTTCATGCCTGTAGGTACGGTTGCTAGCGTAAAAACCGTTCACCAAAGAGAACTAAAAGAAGATATAAAAGCCCAAATTATCTTGGGAAATACCTACCACCTATACTTGCGCCCTGGTATGGATATCATGCAACAAGCAGGCGGTCTTCACAAATTTATGAACTGGGATAGACCTATCCTAACCGATAGTGGTGGCTACCAAGTTTTTTCATTATCTTCTAGCAGAAAAATGAATGAGGAAGGCGTAAAATTCAAATCCCATATCGATGGTAGTTACCACATGATTTCCCCTGAAAAATCTATGGAAATCCAAAGAAAAATTGGGGCAGATATCTTCATGGCTTTTGATGAATGTACTCCTTTCCCTTGCGAATATAATTTAGCTAAAAAATCTATGGAACTCACCCATAGGTGGCTAAAAAGATGTATCGATTGGACGCAAAACAACCCAGAAATTTACGGACACAAACAACATCTTTTCCCTATCGTACAAGGTTCTGTATATTCTGACCTAAGAAAAATTTCCGCAGAAGTTATCTCAGAGGCTGGAGCGTCTGGAAACGCAATTGGAGGACTTTCTGTAGGTGAACCTGAAGAAGAAATGTATCGCATTACCAACGAGGTTACCGATATCCTTCCGAAAGACAAACCTAGATACCTTATGGGGGTTGGTACTCCTTGGAATATTCTTGAATCCATAGGACTAGGGGTGGACATGATGGATTGCGTAATGCCTACTAGAAATGCTAGAAACGGTATGCTTTTTACTTGGAATGGAGTAATCAACATTAAAAATGAAAAGTGGAAAAAAGATTTCTCTCCACTAGATCCTTCTGGAGCTTCTTATGTAGATTTCGAATATTCTAAAGCTTATGTAAGACATTTATTTGTTGCAAAAGAATATCTTGGTAAACAAATTGCCTCTCTACACAACCTAGCCTTCTACCTAGATTTGGTAAGGGTAGCAAGAGAACACATCCTTGCTGGAGACTTCTACGAATGGAAAAACAGTATCATTCCTCAGTTAAAAACAAGACTATAG
- a CDS encoding LptF/LptG family permease — protein MKIIDRYIIKKFLGTLAFMLVLLSIIVIVIDVQAKTPRIEANGFTVGYFLLHFYPFWMVYLIITFMSILVFISVIFFTSKMANNTEIVAIVSGGVSFHRFAKPYLIAALLLAFSALAINHFILPWANIQKNKLIIYTMNAANKSKYTDNRQISTQLSPDEYVFINTFNPTENRGYGYMYQKFDKNKKLILQISANDIVWVPEKKNYMLSTYYERKIGKNDSEIISNGETKHQNLGGSPEEIFPSELLGENKTTPNLIKFINHEKSKGNANIATYENELHARSSMPLSIIILTFLALSLSSQKKRGGLGANLAIGISLAFVFVFSFEALKLVSASQAISPLLAMWLPNIIFAPIALYLYFKRANQ, from the coding sequence GTGAAGATTATTGACCGATATATCATCAAAAAATTTTTAGGAACACTAGCTTTTATGCTAGTGTTGCTTTCCATCATCGTAATCGTAATCGATGTACAAGCCAAAACCCCAAGGATAGAAGCTAATGGTTTTACTGTTGGATATTTCCTACTCCACTTCTACCCTTTCTGGATGGTGTATCTCATCATTACCTTTATGTCTATATTGGTGTTTATTTCGGTAATATTTTTTACTTCAAAAATGGCTAACAATACTGAGATTGTTGCCATTGTTAGTGGTGGTGTAAGCTTCCACCGCTTTGCAAAACCTTATCTCATCGCTGCCTTGCTCTTGGCATTTTCTGCCTTGGCTATTAATCACTTTATCCTTCCTTGGGCTAACATCCAGAAGAATAAATTGATTATCTACACCATGAACGCAGCCAACAAAAGCAAGTACACCGATAACAGACAAATTTCTACCCAACTTAGCCCAGATGAATACGTCTTCATCAATACTTTTAACCCTACCGAAAATAGAGGATACGGCTACATGTATCAGAAATTTGATAAAAACAAAAAATTAATTTTACAAATTTCCGCTAACGACATCGTTTGGGTTCCAGAAAAGAAAAACTATATGCTTAGCACCTATTATGAAAGAAAAATAGGTAAAAATGATAGCGAAATCATCAGTAATGGCGAAACAAAACACCAGAACCTAGGAGGGTCTCCAGAAGAGATATTCCCCAGTGAGTTGCTCGGAGAAAATAAAACAACGCCCAACCTAATTAAGTTTATCAATCACGAAAAATCAAAAGGAAATGCCAACATTGCCACCTATGAAAATGAGCTTCATGCAAGAAGCAGCATGCCTTTATCCATCATTATCCTTACTTTTTTAGCCCTATCTCTATCTTCACAAAAAAAACGAGGTGGCTTAGGAGCCAACCTCGCTATTGGGATATCACTTGCCTTTGTATTTGTTTTTTCTTTTGAAGCTTTAAAACTAGTTTCCGCTTCCCAAGCAATAAGTCCTTTGCTAGCAATGTGGCTTCCGAACATTATCTTTGCTCCTATTGCTCTATACTTATACTTTAAAAGAGCTAATCAATAA
- a CDS encoding biotin--[acetyl-CoA-carboxylase] ligase, with protein sequence MNSLLYLPIVGSTNDEISNFVEEELSAPFAVYTFNQTKGRGQYGNVWESIENKNLAYSLLIPCSSIRISATHFNFHTALVVRDFLANITDIQAEVKWPNDIILNGKKVVGILLEKKKIHHHDYYIIGIGVNILQENFEEISKAGSLKTQTNKDFDLQEFAKSFHSYLVKHLLEDKKEIKILQEYNNHLFRRFKVSVFEKNTLRQNGIIQSVDNEGYLHVELEQDGNQKFYYKEIKLLY encoded by the coding sequence ATGAATTCCTTACTCTATTTACCGATAGTAGGATCTACCAATGATGAGATCTCCAATTTTGTGGAAGAAGAACTATCCGCACCTTTTGCTGTTTATACTTTTAACCAAACAAAAGGGAGAGGGCAATATGGAAATGTTTGGGAGAGCATAGAAAATAAAAATTTGGCGTATTCGCTATTGATACCATGCTCTTCTATTCGAATTTCAGCTACACACTTCAATTTTCATACCGCTTTGGTGGTTAGAGATTTTCTTGCCAATATTACCGATATTCAGGCAGAAGTTAAGTGGCCTAATGATATTATTTTGAATGGAAAAAAGGTAGTGGGCATACTTCTGGAGAAGAAAAAAATCCACCATCACGATTATTATATTATTGGGATAGGGGTCAATATTTTGCAAGAAAATTTTGAGGAAATCTCTAAAGCAGGGTCTCTTAAAACCCAGACTAATAAGGATTTTGATTTGCAAGAGTTTGCAAAAAGTTTCCACTCATATTTAGTGAAGCATCTTTTAGAGGATAAAAAAGAGATAAAAATTTTGCAAGAGTATAATAATCATTTATTTAGAAGATTCAAGGTTTCTGTTTTTGAGAAAAATACGCTTAGACAAAATGGCATTATCCAAAGTGTAGATAATGAAGGTTATCTACATGTTGAACTAGAACAGGATGGTAATCAGAAATTTTATTACAAAGAAATAAAATTGCTTTATTGA